A window of Bactrocera tryoni isolate S06 unplaced genomic scaffold, CSIRO_BtryS06_freeze2 scaffold_25, whole genome shotgun sequence genomic DNA:
tgaagcgagtttgcctgttgaaagtgcgcttgcgttcatgaatgaaattgttcttgctttaagatttactacatttggctgtcatattgacttgtgacgccgctgatgctatttcagacatttgttgtctttgtagaacaatatctgtaatttttgcggatgacatatctacatatgaatgcatataagtatgtatattgtgtatgcattatttgtgtgggaatgtcatacgcacatattgaCATGTGTACGCAGATAAGTATGTCTGATGccatttcaaacgattgttttttaaagcaatgtttgtagtttttaggggtgacatatttgcatgtgtacgcatatgtatacaagtatgtaggtttgtgtatgcgttatCTGTGTACCagtgtcatacgcacatatttatgtatgtacagatgAGCAGGTcgcacatgttattattgataagtgaaaatatgatttgaattcgcgaaagcgaacataaacacatatggtcatgatacatgtgaatatatgtatgtaagttttgaatgataaaatatacgattaatgttcacttatcactattgtaatatattccaatttttaaataatattatgataatttgttatataaatatgtaagtatgaatatatctaagacaaaaaataatttaaaaaggctttatttttacattaactacgaatattgctctgaaaaagtaatttaatttaaatgtattcaattgtacatgtattcataaatatatgtacacaaaaagaattcatacgaatacacatgtttgcatataaacgtataaaaatataagcaaaagagagAACGTATGTACGTCTGttagttttgagcataatttttattccacgcgctgctctgttcaagcaaaatgttaaaatttctgctgcagagctggctgtggtgaaacacctccatctcgaccgagttaccgataaatatttttacgttcttcgcgccgtgaaccttctctattataaacgttctcttATATCACTAGTGCTCAATTGAATTTCGAACAGTGATGCCATTTATAGCGTAAATATCGTGCAAaatcgtaatatttttttgtttttactgcaGAAAAATACATAACGCGCCATATATATtcgtaaattgaaattaaaaacacgaattttaagacatttcccgtgaaaattggtgcacgttttcggaaaagccgctctcctgaacctttaccaaaaatttaaaaggtcataataAAAACTGACagatacgaacgccaaaccctttgagggttttactatactgacctagtaccatcacgctgacttggaatttctcacctcccagacaataatcccaaaaatgttccacagtgttagaGTAAATTTCATACAAACCAACACCAACATAAATAATTGGAGGCATATCTGCTCAAGAGACAATCTGGCGGATATTATTTCAAGAGGAGTGTCATCACGGGAACTTATCAccaaaaaattatagtttagaGGACCGGaaattatttacacaaataattattaaatccGACGTAAGGTAAACAATGATAATTTAATTATTCCGGAGATAAGGAAATACAAGATTGTTATGGTTTTaaccaaaaaacgaaaaattctaATGAATATAAACCATCTAAATGATTTTGAATCCCTACAAAACGTTAAAGCTAACATATTCATAGATATCATCAGTAAAAAACAATTAacgaatacaattttttataaacgacAACCATTCAATTACTTCCTTATGAAGATGAAAACGTCATTTTAGGCCAATATGGTAAATGTAGAAAGGTAGACGAAGGACAAGCAATCCTTTTCCTATCGAAGAAAAACTAATCCTACTGAGATAACTGATAACACATCAATGCGGTCGactcacataaaaaataaatacttttttttttttattattaagctTACTTATAGTTTACTTAGAACAGCTTCACGACATCATCGCGTTCACGAGGAGGAGGATACAACGGAAAACTAAGTCTAGAGGGATTTTTATGGAAATAATGTTTCctataaaaaagtttgaaaaccaaataaaattaatttcaaacaacCTTGAGCAGAGCGTGTCgtattgtttaatataaaaatacctTTAGTCACCAAAACAGAACTCCAAATGTACTCAATATACCCAGACCCTACAATACATGACGGGTATTTCGCGagcattattttcaatggaaataaaataattttaatagcaTGAATGATAAAATGTTGTACAAATGTCAAAGAATGGTGAAAATGACAATATGTCCATAATTGCATCCTATCTTTAACATAGGACATATGCAAACTTGTAAGATgtcattattaataaataaagcagCCACACCACTCAACTCTGAAATCAATATTATGCCAACGCAAACATTTTGGTTATTaggaaactgtgggacggtattactcctcacgtacagctgcaaacgaaaccatttaCGTACGCAGATGAGTGCACGATATTTtttcgtttcctcactgcacagAACCTCACACtgtcccccaccaaatccacaacgaccatttttacgaactggacgaaggagtgtAGACTTGAACTtgatattgcagtcgatggcgtcaaaattctgactgtcaataaccctaagattttagatGTAACTTTTGATAGTATATGCTCCTTCATTCCCCATACGATTACGCGATTATCGCgaaggtacagagccgcaacaaaatcctaaAGTCGCTAAACGGCAGTACATGgcgaaaagacaaagaaacgttatTGGCAACATaaaaggcaatcggccggccggtcctcaattacgcagcaccaatatggtcacctggatgcagtggtacgcagatgaggaaactccagacttgtcagaatactgcactccggaccacgacgggatgcctcttgatgtcacCCATAGAACACCTAcatagtgagacgcttatgctcccagtatATACTCCTCTCCAAGCAATTCCTGCTGGGatattttcgtagaaatcacccTTGCAGCCACTTGCTTGGCGCGAAATcacctcctaggagcatcaagaggtctttccttGACTACTTCGAGTACGGACTGCCGActggacttcggacgcaactgacttccgacaggtactgaccgccattcacagtggagctatcaacaccttcaccgactcccttcccgtgaatggcgatcttggagtcaaaccaccacccatcgcagacgaagacgcgagtgaccctagcgcagcttcgttctggatattgtagcaggtttaACTCCTACTTagccagaatagaccctgacatatccactgtatgtcctgcatgcaacgattctccgcatgacactgaccacctctttgcatgccctgccaaCCCCACTCATCAAACACCCTTTTACCTTTGGTGCGACcctgtcgaaacagcacgtttcctgggcctcccgttagatgacgtcgacgacaacacagATAATCCTTACCATATTAACGGGGATTGAgaaaccgttaaaacaacaacaacaccatctTAAGAGAACAAATCGCTTATGTTTGCTAATCGATACCCATCTCGAAGGAAACTTACAATTTCAACAGAATTTGATAccattaaggggctataccagagTAGCGCATAAAAAATGTACAGTTGTACAAACCtgggaaaaaaatttacctattttccatataagcgggagatttaaatgaagaattctCGATACTTTCCGGAGAGGGTGTATATTAGTTAAAATcagggcacgattccgattactttggcggaggggtaaaaaaaccgaatttccgtataaatggggtatgtacggataggggagcttctacagaggaggaatatccaaaaataatgtaaaaattactaatattttttaaaatattcacgattaaaagttcaaaaatttgcactaataacacatggtatttctctatgtttcactaaattttttcacatttattacttcgtatatttaaatacacactctaagctttgaaataagcttgcatttcacttttattttgctatattttacctaaatttattaatttaaaaatcacttagcacactcatcgttgaaaaggttagattgtttacaattgtgaggaaaacgagccttgccacatcttaaacagtaaatatgtatatactttatatccaaaactcaaattttgtttcaatatgtatgcatgataaccgtaaaatataactatgtactttatatccaaaactcatattttaaatataattatatatatatcgtcacctaaaatacaaaccaatgtatcataaaaaataaatggaaatcgctgacagatataataaccaaaaaatataactactttatatccaaagtcatatgagtgcatgataaccaaaaaatataaccactttatatccaatattcaaacaaaatttaagttttcgttataaaatttatacattttggtattatatctgtcagcgatttcaatttattttttatgatacattggtttgtatattaggtgacgatatatatattattatatgtaaaatatgagttttggatataaagtggttatattttacggttatcatgcactcatattgaaacaaaatttgagttttcgtactgtactgtaaccttacactttattacgtaacattattatataatattacttatacatatgtagacatatataatattattaatacatgtatataatattacttatttgctgaataaatttaaaaaagaaaatatccatatgcatgaatagaggaatttttgcgaaaaagaggaaggcgaattgccttgtcatcacatggcagcgctccatttcttcgtaatttttggtaaacaaatgaggttcaaacgagcgtaaaatgtaatttttaaaataaagattttttaaataaaaaacctgcttaaagtgtaaaatgtggatttatttaaaagattatagtgtaatttaattaatttgaagagaaaaatgtgaataaagtgggtttaacgtggtgaaatagcttcttgaaaagttcgaattttgcgaatttttgaactttaaggtcgaatatctcgtaaactaagcatTTGCGGTacttataaccctatatattttttaatcaggaggacttcctctttccagcggtaccttcaaatcgcggcgccaaagaaatcggaattgtgccaaaAACAGAGACCGTAAATTATGATTGTTGTTgcgatttttaattaaaaaaaggaatcgacaaacaaaaatGATAAAGTCATGTATTTGCTATTTCGACGACCTTATCATTTCCATGAGTTTTCAATTAAgagtttttaagattttccaataatgattaattttataataaatcttaaataataaaaaaagttaaaaatccaAATAATCAATATTTATGACTATTATTTTTAACTCCTACCGATCccaacggggttagatcgccgaaaaaacagcccttggccggatgAAATCCGGATTAATTCCAgtgctgtcgtgggaattgattttatatatgtatgtaaagtatgcaatgagtctccacatgacactggccacctcttcgCATGCCCtgccaaccccactcatctaacacccctttCCCTTTTGCCCGactccgtcgaaacagcacgtttccacTAGAATACGTCGACGACAACCTGGATAACCTTTGCCATCCGAACGGGGATTGAtattccgttaaaacaacagctgttattttttttgttttgctcaaaACAAAACTCATTTTTAGATCACTGGTTTTTTAGAAAGTTTGCTAACTTTGTTGCATTTCCTTTTAGAACAAAACCATAGACCAACTTCAGGCAATGGGTTTACCACGCTTCTTtcgtaattaaattattaaataccaGTCGTAAAGTGAATAAAACGAAGATACTTTGCTTTGCTAAATACAATATtcatgaaatgaaaaacaaaatgaattaatttattgttttgttaatcATTGAGAAAATGTTTTAGTTAAGTACTACGGTACTTTGATACGATACTCAaccatacatacttacatatgcctgtataatgtatacaaatatatttacattaagatcaaatatttgtatttgataGAATAAGTAAGCACATTAATTTTAGATTGGGTGCTGTATAAAATTCTAACGTTCGGATTCATcgcgaaaaatttcaaaactgtcTTTTCATCgacacaaattttaattttaatgtccACGTCAGAAAAACTAATATTTCCGACAATCCAAATTCTTATTGAAactgtacaaaaataaaatacataaccATATTCAATTATCATCTTGACAATCCAGCTGTATCGAGCTGtaacattattttattaaaacaacagATTCATTGTCACATTTTAGTTCATTATTTTTAAgatcgaaaaattaaattttcgaataCAATTGTTTTTCgtctttgatattttttaaatataacactTGCTGTTAACGCATTCTATAGGTGTTATGTTCATGGACATCTGAAAGTTCACCTTTAAATTGAACATCGATGACAAAGTCTAAATCGCGATTATTGCGTTCATTTGGCTTCATTTTAAAGGTACCTACAATTTCTTCCCCTTTTTTAACTGTAAGGTAGTCATCTAAATAAAACACTGTTTGTTTCCAGTGGGTATATGTAGCCTCAGGGGAAGTACTAAAACCTAGACGTTTGTGGCATTTTGTAAATTCAATATTGAAGTATGTAACAAGGGCCTGTACAAAATCGTTTCGCTTTATAATCAGGTTAAACGGAGAGGAGAATTCCAAGTCTTcctttctaactgtgtacaaaTCTACCTCCTTAACCATATAGGAAGTTGAAACAACCTGTTTAGGATCTACTACGTCGACCAGTGGTTCAGTCACGGCAACTTTTCGTATGCAACTCATATCAAATCCATAAACATCATCCcaccaattaattttttcatctttATATTGCCTATCCTCAATCGCTGTTATATATAAAGTACCACGGTCTGGGAACATCATACCATCCGATTTTAACCATTTGTCTCGTGCATGTAAAACTGTGTCCAGCATGGATTCGTAGAAGAGACAATAcctaaaaaaacatatttaagtaaaaaatagcGTCCTCCGATTTTGTGTTAAATTGGGAATGTAAGGATAGAGGTTCTCCAGATAAAGAATGtaaacatatacaaacatatagatactggggtcctcATACTCGGTACCCAGCATCTTAAACTGTTTCTTtggatttgagcaatttttggtcattagGTGGCATGTACTAAatgcactatttttttttttagcctGTTATACTAATtggttcttgatttgtgtactggaaagtgaaaggaagtaggcgtggtttttcttcgatttcgtttattttcgaACTGACATAGGTATAAGgcaagaatgccacgtactaagtTTTGAAATACGTCGGTCGGGGCCAGAGATATGCGATTTCACCCAAAAgcggttgttgtagcttttaggagatatgtacattaaatttattagaggGCGCGGCCACtcccatttttccaaaattttttgctcacaggtgatcgctgtgccaaattacaattttatatcacAATTTAGTTCTGTTATGGCATTTTTTATTGATGTTTTCGGTTAATCGAGTTTTGTAGGAGcggtagtggtccgattacacccatctaccaactcgtatttttttgtttttttgta
This region includes:
- the LOC120780262 gene encoding protein arginine N-methyltransferase 1, whose product is MSDDVIMYSSTSNQANNDVATSLKNSKENFVSHSASAEEMTSRDYYFDSYAHFGIHEEMLKDEVRTITYRNAMYHNKHLFRGKVVLDVGCGTGILSMFAAKAGASKVIAVDCSNIIEYARQVVIDNNLQDVISVVKGKIEEIELPPGIEKVDIIISEWMGYCLFYESMLDTVLHARDKWLKSDGMMFPDRGTLYITAIEDRQYKDEKINWWDDVYGFDMSCIRKVAVTEPLVDVVDPKQVVSTSYMVKEVDLYTVRKEDLEFSSPFNLIIKRNDFVQALVTYFNIEFTKCHKRLGFSTSPEATYTHWKQTVFYLDDYLTVKKGEEIVGTFKMKPNERNNRDLDFVIDVQFKGELSDVHEHNTYRMR